One Amaranthus tricolor cultivar Red isolate AtriRed21 chromosome 1, ASM2621246v1, whole genome shotgun sequence DNA window includes the following coding sequences:
- the LOC130810726 gene encoding uncharacterized protein LOC130810726, translating to MYCSPGTMSSFLNLRRTQKNATSQPATDGNENEGIEIAASRVAIEANENEGNENAFVNEVHGNAVNEVHGNEANKVLEVEPPGKNTTAENSAPKKTGRGPTLLTHVHKRTMNERPPIILNCYGQPIGPTKKHVSEYSLFLGTLARSSEYLPLNYCDWPSVPQNAKDEVWDYVQRKYLVSPKGKDWALETIGCQWKGWKCRSKALYYYLYATYEERWKHRPNTIPESQFKQLLHYWDDEGTQFESERNRCNRQLASDMHTMGPTSYAYTREQLKQQDPKKEDPSKAKVYIESRKRKPGKSYKISFDEIEANIENGEAADDKEVENDDEIEP from the exons ATGTATTGTTCTCCAGGCACCATGTCTTCTTTTCTCAATCTccgtagaacacaaaaaaacGCAACAAGTCAGCCAGCAACTGATGGCAATGAGAATGAAGGCATCGAGATTGCAGCAAGTAGGGTAGCGATTGAAGCCAATGAGAATGAAGGCAATGAGAATGCATTTGTAAACGAAGTCCATGGAAATGCTGTAAATGAAGTCCATGGAAATGAAGCCAACAAAGTCCTTGAAGTAGAACCTCCAGGAAAAAACACAACTGCTGAAAACTCTG CTCCAAAGAAGACGGGCCGAGGTCCCACACTTTTGACTCATGTTCATAAACGAACAATGAATGAGCGACCTCCGATCATCCTAAATTGTTATGGGCAGCCAATCGGTCCTACAAAAAAACATGTCAGTGAATATAGTCTCTTCTTAGGGACGTTGGCTAGGAGCTCGGAGTATTTACCGCTTAACTATTGCGATTGGCCAAGTGTACCACAGAATGCAAAGGATGAAGTCTGGGATTATGTGCAA AGGAAGTACTTGGTTTCACCTAAAGGAAAGGATTGGGCATTAGAAACTATTGGTTGTCAGTGGAAAGGTTGGAAATGTAGGAGTAAGGCATTATACTACTACCTATATGCAACTTACGAAGAAAGGTGGAAGCATCGTCCAAATACAATTCCTGAAAGCCAATTTAAACAACTCTTGCACTATTGGGATGATGAGGGAACTCAA TTTGAAAGTGAAAGAAATCGTTGCAATCGACAATTAGCGAGTGACATGCACACCATGGGGCCAACATCATATGCATACACTCGTGAACAACTG AAACAACAAGATCCAAAAAAAGAAGATCCGTCAAAAGCAAAGGTGTACATcgaatcaaggaaaaggaagccCGGGAAGTCATACAAAATAAGCTTTGATGAAATAGAAGCAAATATT gAAAATGGTGAAGCAGCTGATGACAAGGAGGtggaaaatgatgatgaaattgagCCGTAA
- the LOC130810732 gene encoding uncharacterized protein LOC130810732, whose translation MLSLLIPGPLSPGNAIDVYLQPLIKDLINLWEFGLETYDASTNTRFDMQVALVGTISDFPGYAMCSGWSTKGKFACPCCHYEIDSMYLKYSHKYCYMCHRKWLDSDHPWRYNKRNFNGHIETRNELVRLTGSEVEELTRDFPNEFGKRKPKVRQDTDDPNPWRKIPIFFKLPYWKNCDLRHSLDVMHIEKNMFDNVIGTLLGILGKSKDHKSARRDLKYLREEKDLRWVPELEVQELEDGSEEFPTSMFWMNDDEKKLFCQTIKNAKLPQGYASNISRCVQVDEKKIIGYKSHDAHFMMHYLLLIAAKTTLRAHVATPIIRMSNFFKGIWKKSIDPKDLDNLQSEIVETLCQFEGIFPPAFFDIMVHLPVHLVEEIKLGGPVSLRCMYAIERYLRELKSDVKNKGHPEASMVERFLAKECARFVVRYLSKSKGKSKGPIDHPNQPSTPQEYLPKLGYPIKGRGKTSKKEGGGFMTDHNSWSQAHQYVLFNCNCKEVERYINEHKEVVSSQRKRKWDTAQSHSKDFKDWFKRQLH comes from the exons atgctttcattACTTATACCTGGACCTTTGTCTCCTGGAAATGCCATTGATGTCTATTTACAACCACTTATCAAAGACCTCATCAATTTGTGGGAGTTTGGCCTAGAAACATATGATGCTTCAACCAATACAAGGTTTGACATGCAAGTAGCTTTGGTGGGTACCATTAGTGATTTTCCGGGTTATGCAATGTGTTCGGGCTGGAGTACGAAAGGAAAATTTGCTTGCCCTTGTTGTCATTATGAGATAGATTCTATGTACTTGAAATATAGTCACAAGTATTGCTATATGTGTCATCGCAAATGGTTGGATTCAGACCACCCGTGGCGGTATAATAAGAGGAACTTCAATGGGCATATTGAGACAAGAAATGAACTGGTTCGTTTGACCGGAAGTGAGGTTGAGGAGCTAACACGTGATTTTCCAAATGAATTTGGAAAAAGGAAGCCAAAAGTGAGACAAGATACTGATGATCCCAATCCATGGAGGAAGATTCCCATTTTTTTCAAGTTACCTTACTGGAAAAATTGCGATCTTCGCCATAGTTTAGATGTCATGCATATTGAAAAGAATATGTTTGATAATGTCATTGGGACATTGTTAGGCATTCTTGGAAAATCAAAAGACCATAAATCTGCTCGTCGGGATTTGAAATACCTGCGAGAGGAGAAAGACCTTCGATGGGTGCCGGAGCTTGAGGTTCAAGAATTAGAAGATGGAAGTGAAGAGTTTCCGACATCTATGTTTtggatgaatgatgatgaaaagaAATTGTTTTGCCAAACCATAAAAAATGCAAAGCTACCACAAGGTTATGCCTCTAATATTTCTCGATGTGTTCAAGTTGATGAAAAGAAAATCATCGGATATAAGAGCCATGATGCACATTTTATGATGCATTATTTGCTGCTTATTGCCGCAAAGACAACCCTAAGGGCACATGTTGCAACTCCAATAATTAGGATGTCAAACTTTTTCAAAGGCATATGGAAAAAATCTATTGATCCCAAAGATCTCGACAATCTCCAATCTGAGATAGTCGAAACTCTCTGTCAATTTGAGGGGATTTTCCCACCGgcattttttgacataatggtcCATTTACCGGTTCACCTAGTAGAAGAAATCAAACTTGGTGGACCAGTTTCATTAAGATGCATGTATGCAATTGAGAGGTATCTTCGGGAATTAAAGTCAGATGTAAAAAACAAGGGTCATCCAGAAGCTTCAATGGTAGAAAGATTCTTGGCTAAAGAATGTGCAAGGTTTGTGGTTCGATATTTGAGTAAATCAAAAGGGAAATCTAAAGGTCCCATTGATCATCCCAATCAACCTAGCACCCCACAAGAATATCTCCCTAAGCTTGGCTATCCTATTAAGGGGAGAGGGAAGACTTCAAAGAAGGAAGGAGGTGGATTTATGACTGATCACAATTCCTGGAgccaagcacatcaatatgtcTTATTCAATTGTAATTGTAAGGAAGTTGAGAGATacattaa TGAGCACAAGGAAGTAGTTAGTAgtcaaaggaaaagaaaatgggaTACTGCCCAAAGCCATAGCAAAGATTTCAAAGACTGGTTTAAGAGACAATTGCATTAA